CCCTTCCAACCACTTGAGCACCACCTCGCCCAGCAGCCCAGGCTCATCCTGCCGCTCGATCGCCAGGCAGACCCAGTCGCCCTCCTGCTTGAATTCGAAGTTCGCGTAGCGCCCCAGCACCTCCATGGCTTTGGTCTTGCTCAGGGGCGGACGCAAAAGGAACCGCGCCGTGTCGGGGAGGGACTGGTAGGCGTGGAAGCGTTCCAGGTCCTCGGCCTCGAAGCGCCGCAAGATGAGGCGTTTGGTGATGATCGGGAGCGCGATATCGGGCATGTCTTCGAGGCTACAGTGCCGGTCCGAAAGGATGTCCAGTTCAGGCCCTGGAGCTTTGTCCAGTCTTGACACGTGGCGCGATCTGGGATTACCTAATGAACATTCGGTAAATAAAGCTGGAGGCAATGACGCATGGTTGAAACAACCCTCTCCGGTGCTTCGCACCACATCCTGACGAACGACTATGCGTCCGAATGGATGGGCATCGAGGTCCTCAAGGTCGACGACGGACACGCCACCATCAGGATGAAGCTCCGCCAGGAAATGCTCAACGGCTTCGGCATGGCACACGGCGGAATGATCTTCGCCTTCGGTGACACCGCCTTCGCGCTGGCCTGCAACCCGGCCAGCCCGACGCCCGAGGAGGCCGCCACCATCACGGTTGCATCCGGCGTCGACATCAATTTCATTAAGCCGGCCTTCGAAGGCCAGGTGATCACCGCCGTCGCCAACCGCCGTGCCACAACGGGACGCAGCGGCCTGTACGACATCCAGCTCTACGCGGCTGACGAGTCCTCCTCCCCCACCATCACCGAACCCGGCGAACTCATTGCAGAGTTCCGTGGCCGCAGCCGCACCATCTCCAAGAAGTAGGAAGCCATGACACAGAACACCGTCGCCGCAACAGCCACCCCGGAGGCAGCCGCTGTTCCCGGACTGGACCGCGAGGAAACCATCTCCCGCGACGAGCTCGAGGCCCTGCAGCTCAGCCGCCTCCAGCACACTGTCGCCTACGCCTACGACCGCGTGCCGCTCTACAAACGCAAGTTCGACGAAGCCGGCGTCCACCCCAGCGATCTGCGCGAACTGGGCGATCTTGGCAAGTTCCCCTTCACCACCAAGGAAGACCTCCGCCTGGAGTACCCGTTCGGCATGTTCGCCGTCCCGCAAGACCAGGTTGCCCGCATCCACGCGAGCTCCGGCACCACCGGCCGACCCACCGTGGTGGGCTACACCAAGAACGACCTCGCCAACTGGGCTACGCTGGTTGCCCGCTCGCTGCGTGCCTCGGGCGTGCGCCCCGGCATGAAGGTCCACAACGCTTACGGCTACGGCCTGTTCACGGGCGGTCTCGGCGCACACGCCGGCGCCGAAGCCCTCGGCTGCACCGTCATTCCCATGTCCGGCGGCCAGACCGAGCGCCAGATCCAGCTCATCCAGGACTTCGAGCCGGATGCCATCCTGGCCACGCCCACGTACTTGCTGACCATCGCCGACGCCATGGCCCAACAGGGCATCGACCCCAAGTCGACGTCGCTCAAGTACGCCGTCCTCGGTGCCGAGCCGTGGACCGAGGAGATGCGCCGCGAGCTCGAAGTCACCATGGACATCAAGGCCTGCGACATCTACGGGCTCTCCGAGGTCATGGGCCCCGGCGTCGCCGGCGAAGCCGTGGAAACCCAGGACGGCTGCCACATCTGGGAAGACCACTTCCGCCCCGAAATCATCGATCCCTTCGACCACACGCGCGTCCTGGGTGACGGCGAACCGGGCGAGCTCGTCTTCACGTCCCTGACCAAGGAAGCGCTGCCGATCATCCGGTACCGCACCAAGGACCTCACGCGCCTGCTCCCCGGCACGGCCCGTCCGGCCCACCGCCGCATGGGACGCATCACCGGCCGCAGCGACGACATGATCATCCTCCGCGGCGTGAACCTGTTCCCGTCCCAGATCGAGGAAATCGCTTTGAGGATCCCGGAGCTCAGCCCGCACTTCCAGCTCGAGCTCACGCGGCCCGAAGGCAAGCGCATGGACTCCCTGACGGTACGGATCGAGCGCCGCGAGAACGTTCCGGTTGAAGCAGGCACGACGGCGGCACACGCCTTGCGCGAGCAGATCAAGATTCACGTCGGGTCATCGTGCGTAGTGGACGTCGTTGAGCCCGGTTCACTTGAACGCTCCAACGGCAAGCTCCGCCGCATCTACGACCTTCGCCCCAAGGCCTAGTCTTCCCGGTGACGCCCCGGGTACTTCACGGGGCGTCTTCGGTTTGACAGGTCCGCCCACTGATCGTGAGAAAATGCCACCATGCCAACTGAGACAACCTCCAAGCGCGGACGGCCCGGTTACGACCAGCAGTCGGTGCTCCGCATCGCCGTCGACGTCTTCAACCGCCACGGGTACGACGCAACGTCCATGGGCATCCTGGCCGAAAACCTCGGAATCTCGAAGTCGGCCATCTACCACCACGTCCCCTCCAAGGGCGACCTCCTGAAGCTTGCCTTGGACCACGCCCTCGGCGGCCTGGAGGCCATCCTGGAGCAACCCGAGGCCATGACCGGCCCCGCCGACGCCCGCTTGGAATTCGTGCTGCGGCAAACCATTGCAGTGCTCGTGGAACGGCTCCCCTTCGTCACGTTGCTCCTGCGCCTGCGCGGGAACACCGACATTGAGCGCGACGCCTTGGAACGCCGTCGTGCCTTTGACCATAAGGTGGCTGCGCTCATCTCGGCTGCGCGCGAGGACGGTTCGCTGCGGCAGGACATCGATCCCCGCACGGTCACAAGGCTCCTGTTCGGCACCATTAACTCGATCGTGGAGTGGTACAAGCCCGGCGGCTCGCTGTCCCCGGAGAAGCTCGCGGATGACGTGATCACCATGGCGTTCGACGGCCTCCACGCCGCCGCCTGACCCTCTATCACCTCCCGCCCCTTTCCCGGCGTCCCTCTATCACCTCCCGCCCCTTTCCCGGCGTCCCTCTATCACCTCCCGCCCCCTTCCCGGCGCCCCTCTATCACCTCCCGCCCCCTTCCCGGCGCCCCTCTATCACCTCCCGCCCCCTTCCCGGCGCCCCTCTATCACCTCCCGCCCCCTTCCCGGCGCCCCTCTATCACCTCCCGCCCCCTTCCCGGCGCCCCTCTATCACCTCCCGCCCCCTTCCCGGCGCCCCTCTATCATTTCCCGACCCGCCCCGGACGCGACAGAAATTCGTAAGGTCTCCGGAGCCGTTGCGAGCGTAGGATTTTCAGCGTAGGAGGTGGCCATCATGCAACTAGCCCTCAACACAGCCACAACTGTCCTGCCCGTCGATGACATGAGCCGCGCGCACGCTTTTTACGCGGAAAAGCTCGGCCTGCCACACCGTGGGAAAACCTGGGACGGAAATGATTTGTTCGGCAACGACGGCGGCGCGATGCTGCAGTTGCTGCCCATCACGGATGGCATGCACTCAAGCCATACCGCACTGAGTTTTGAGGTCCACGACATCGAGCGATTGGTCGCTGAAATGGAAGCCAGGGGCGTTTCATTCCAGGACTATGACGAGCCCGGCCTCAAGACGGAAAACCATATTTGCACTACTGAAGCCGAGAAATGCGCTTGGTTTATGGACACGGAGAACAACATCCTCTGCATCCACGAAACGCTCGGGCAGCAGGCCGAATACCAGCTATAAAGATTAACGACGAAACGCTCTCCTTGTTGGGAGAGCGTTTCGTCGTTCGCGGTGGGAAGTGATAGAGCAACCCCTCAAACCCGGTGGGAAGTGATAGAGCAACCCCTCAAACCCGGCGGGAAGTGATAGAGCAACCCCTCAAACCCGGCGGGAAGCGATAGAGGAACCCCTCAAACCCGGCGGGAAGTGATAGAGGGTTACTTCTCCACGAGGGTGAGGACGTCGTAGGTGGCTACGATGTCGTCGTTCTGGTTGGTCAGGACTGCATCCCAGGCAACCTCGCCGTACTCGTCCGTTTCACGCGGCGTGATCTTCTTGGCGGTCAGGGTCACCCGGATGGAGTCACCCGCGGCCACCGGTGTGATGAAGCGCAGGTTCTCCAGGCCGTAGTTGGCCAGGACGGGACCCGGAGCCGGCTCCACGAACAGACCCGCAGCCCAGCTCAGGAGCAGGTAGCCGTGGGCCACGATGCCCGGGAAGAAGGGGTTGGCCTCGGCGGCTTCCTGGTTGGTGTGCGCGTAGAAGGTATCGCCGGTGGAGTTTGCGAAGGCCGCGATGTCCTCCAGCGTGACCTCGCGGAGCTCGGAACGAACAGCATCGCCGATCCGCAGGGTGGACAAGTGCTTGCGGAAGGGGTGCTCACCCTCGGTTTCGATGGTGAAGTTCCGGTCGGCTCCGGTGTGCCACTGGCCGGTGACGGCGGTGAGCATGTTCGGCGAACCCTGGATGGCCGTGCGCTGCATGTGGTGCAGCACGGAGCGGATGCCGCCCAGTTCTTCGCCGCCGCCTGCGCGGCCTGGACCGCCGTGGACAAGGTGCGGAACGGGGGAACCGTGGCCGGTGGACGAGCGTGCGTCTTCGCGGTTGAGCATGTGGACACGGCCGTGGTGGGCTGCGATGCCGGTAACCAGTTCGCGGGCCACTGCGGGATCGTTGGTGCACACGGAGGCCACCAGCGAGCCGGAACCGCGGGCAGCGAGGCGCACGGCGTCGGCGAGGTCGGTGTAGCCAAGCACTGAGGAGACGGGTCCGAAGGCTTCGAGGGAGTGGACTTCTTCGGCTTCCGCGTCAGCCCAGCTGAGGAGCACCGGAGCCATGAAGGCGCCGTCCTCCACTACGCCGACGGTGCCGCCGACGGAGGTGACCGACGGCGAGTCGAGGCTTCCGTACGCAAGCTCACCGCCGGCGTCGAGCATTGACTGGACGGCCGCGCGAACATCGGCGAGCTGCTCCAGCGAGGCGAGGGCGCCCATGGTGACGCCTTCGGCGCGCGGGTCACCGACCACAACGCGTTCGTTGATGCGGGCGCCGATGGCTGCGGCGACCTCGGAGGTCAACTCCTTGGGGACGAGCACGCGGCGGATGGCGGTGCACTTCTGGCCCGCCTTGACGGTCATCTCGGTGACGACGGCCTTGACGAAAGCGTCGAACTCGGGGGTGCCGGGGAGGGCGTCGGGGCCGAGGATGGCCGCGTTCAGCGAGTCCGTCTCCGAGGTGAAGCGGACGCCGCCCTGCACCACGTTAGGGTGCGATTTCAGCGACTTGGCCGTTGCGGCGGAACCGGTGAAAGACACGAGGTCGCGGTAATCGAGTTCGTCCAGGAGCGTGCGGGCAGAACCGGAGATCAGCTGGAGCGAACCTGCGGGAAGGATGCCGGATTCGACGAGGGCCTTGACGGCAGCCGCGGCGACATAGCCCGTGGGCGTTGCCGGCTTGACGATGGTTGGCACGCCGGCGAGGAAGGACGGCGCGAACTTCTCCAGCATCCCCCAGACCGGGAAGTTGAAAGCGTTGATCTGGACGGCTACGCCGGGAATGCGGGTATAGATGTGCTCGCCGGCGAACGAACCGTCCTTGGACAGGACCTCCATGGGACCGTCCACGATCACCTGCGAGTTGGGCAGTTCACGCCGGCCCTTGGAACCGAATGTGAAGAGCACGCCGATGCCGCCGTCGATGTCGATCATGTTGTCGATCTTGGTGGCGCCGGACTGCGAGGACTGGGCGTAGAGCTCTTCGCGGCGGCCGTTCAGGTACTGGGCCAGCTCCTTGAGCTTGAGGGCGCGCTGGTGGAACGTCAGTTTGCCGAGTTCCGCCTGGCCCGTGGTGCGTCCGTAGTTCACGACGGCGGCAAGGTCCAGGCCGTCGGTGCTCACGTTGGCCAGGACTTCGCCGGTGCTGGCATCACGCACGGGCACGGTCTTGGCTTCGGGCGCCGGGGTCCACCACGCGTCCTGAACGTAGCTGGGGACGGTGGCAACGTCTGTGGTTTCCGGGGCGACTGCTGTAGTGGTCATCGTCGACGGGTCCTTCCGAGGCACATGAAAGCGGCACGGTCGAATGTCGGATGGACCAACATTACTGACCGGCCGTTCGGTAATATATACAGACTACATGAATGCCCCGGAGAGTACAGCGGGAATTTGCGCGCATTGTGATAGAGGGTTGCCCGAAACACGGCGGGATGTGAGAGAAGGACGCTCAGAACCCGGCGGGATGTGAGAGAGGGACGCTCAGAACCCGGCGGGATGTGAGAGAAGGATCAGCTCCGGCTGCCCAGCTTCCGTGCCAACAGCAGTGGCTTCTTCAGGAACTCCCCCACGCTGGTCCGGGTAATGATCGTCTGGTTCAGGGCATCCAGCCGCCCCAGGACCTGGTCCAGCTTGGCAACGGTCTCATCGAGCCGCCGCTCCTGTGCCCGGATGAGTTCCTCCTGTTCGGCCAGCACGCGGGACAAATAGAGCACCGTCCCCATGCCGCCCTGGGCAACCTCGTTCCGCAGATGATCGTCACGGACCAGGGCATCGTAACGGGCATGCTCCGCCGCCTTGGCAAAAATGCTGTTGCCGTCATGCCCATCCGATTCCGGCCGCTGCGACCAAAACGCCAGCGGTTCCCCATCGATGAACCCCACGCGGGAATGGCTCAGCACGCGCAAGTGGAATTCCCAGTCCCCCACCACGGGAAGATCCTCGTTGTAATACCCCACCGCGTCATGGAGACTCCTGCGGTACAGGAAGGAAATGGGTACCGCGCGGTTGATCCGGAGCATGTCCGCAAGGGTGATCTGACGCAGGTCGGCCCAGAAGATCTCACGCCGGACGGGCTCGATCCTGCCGTCTGCAACCTCCTCGATGACAATTTCCGTCCGCACCATGACTCCCGCGTCCGAGGCATGCGCCGGGTCATCCAAAAACTTCACGGTTCGCTCCAGGAAAGTGGGCGCCCAAAAATCATCGTCATCATGGATCACCACAAACTCGCCGGTGCCGGCCTTGATTCCCGCATTCGACGCCGCTTCCATCCCCACAGACTCAGCATGGTGAAGCGTGGTGATACGCGCCTGCTCAGCTTGTGAGCGCTGCGAGGTGAGATGTTCGACGGCGGCCGGGTCGCCGCCGTCGTTGACGATGACCAACTCGAAATCCTGGAAAGTCTGGGCAAAGATGTCGTCCAACGCGCGGGCCAGGAAGACCGGCCTGTTCTTGGTACGGGTCACGATGGTGATGCGGGCGGTCATGGCTCGTCCATTCAGTTGGGGATGTTGATCAATCCTGCATGCTAGCAGCGCGCTGGGGCCAGGAATGGAGCTTCGCAACAAGGGCCGAAATTTCCTGCTCCGTTACGCCGTGCCCCGCAAGGTATGCGCGCGCGTCCAGCTCGTCCAGGAACCGGCGCAGGGCATCCCTCCGCCGCTCCAACAGCTCTTCCAAATCCCGGTCCGGAAGGTAGGGATCATGGGCATGCGGCGCACCGTGGGTCCGGTGGCGTTCATTGATACCGCGGGCCGCAAGCTCGTAGCCGCGCAGGATCTCTCCGTCCTCAATGCCGGCCAGCCGCTGCAATATCAGTGCGATCATGCCGCTCCGGTCCCGCCCTGCCGAGCAATGCACCACCACCTTGCCCGGAGACGCAGCGATCGCTTTGAACACGCGGGCAATCTTGTCCCCGAACATTGCCAGGTACTCCGCGTACTGTCCGGGCTCATTGAGGTAGGGGCCAAAGGTGGTGCCGAAGTCGCTGTGGTCCGGGTCTTCCGTAGGGCAATGTACGACGGCGATCCGCGCCTTCGCGTCGTCCGGAACCTGGGGATCGGTGTCGCGTTGCCGCCGCTCGCGGGAGGCGCGGAGGTCGATCACGGTGCGGACGCCGTCGTCGTACATTTGGCGCCAGCCGGCCTCCGTTACCCACTCGTGGCGCCCCATCCGGTACACGTCCCCGGCAATGCGCCAAGCATTGACCGCACCGTCCCAATCGACGGCCTGTAAGCGGCCTGCCGCGGCGTTCCCATCCATGGAAGCCATGCTAGCCGTGCCGAAGGGTGAGATCTCGCGGCTTTGGCGCGTGTTTAGGCCTGAGAGCTAACCCCTCGGGGCCAGGTGCATGGAGAGCCGGTACTCCAGGCCGTTCCTGACCGCCGGCCATTCGTGTTCGAGGATGGAGAACACCACTGTGTCGCGAAGGGCGCCGTCCTTGCTGCGGGAGTGGCTCCGCAAAACGCCGTCCTGCCTGGCCCCAAGGCGCGCGATCGCCTCACGGGACTGGTGGTTCAGCCAGTGCGTGCGGAACTCGACCGCGGGGCATCCCAACGTTTCAAAAGCGTGCCGGAGCAACAGGAGCTTGGAATCAGGGTTGGTGCCCGTTCCGTGGGCTGAGGCCGCGTTCCAGGTGGACCCGATCTCGACGCGCGGAGTGTCGGCGTCAATGTTCATGTACGTCGTCATGCCGATGAGCTTGCCGGTACTGTTCAGCCGCGTCGCGAACGGCAGCATGGAACCCGCTGCCTGGAGGGCAAGGCGCCGATCGATGTCGGCGGCCATGCCCTCCGGCGTTGGCACGGACGTGTACCAGAGCTTCCAGAGTTCGCCGTCGCGGGCGGCCTCCACCAGACCGTCGTGATGGGAGGCGTCGAGGGGCTCGAGGGTTACAAAGTGGCCTCTAAGGGTGATCGGTTCAATCGCAGTCACTCGGTCAGCCTAACGGACCCAACCAGGTCGCAGTTGCGCGCGTTTAGAGCGCTCTAAACGCGCGCAACTGCGACTCAGTTGGGTGGGCCCGGGCTAGTCCGTCCAGTCGAAGAAGCCCTTGCCGCTCTTGCGCCCCAACTCCCCACGCGCCACCTTGTCCCGAAGGATCTGCGGCGGTGCAAAACGGTCACCGAGGGTGGAGTGCAGGTACTCGGCGATCCCCAACCTGACGTCCAGGCCAACAATGTCCGTGGTCTTCAGCGGGCCTGTGGGGTGCTTGTAGCCAAGCACCATGGCGGCGTCGATGTCCTCCGCGGACGCCACGCCTTCTTCGACCATCCGCATCGCTTCGAGTGCGATTGCCACGCCCAGCCGCGAGGACGCGAACCCGGGGGCGTCATTGACGACGACGGCGGTCTTGCCAAGTGCCTCGGTCCAGCTTTTCGCCGCGGCAGCAAGCTCGGGCGAGGTTTCCTTGCCGAGGACCACTTCGATGAGGGTGGACGCCGGCACGGGGTTGAAGAAGTGCAGGCCCACGAAATTGGCGGGACGGCGGAGTTCCTGGCCCAGTCCGGTCACGGAGAGGGAGGACGTGTTGGAGGCCAGGAAGGCATCCGCGGACAGGTGCTCCTCAACGGACCGCAGCGCCGTGACTTTGAGGTTGTAGTCCTCGGGAACGGCCTCCACCACCAAACCACAGTGAATGAAGGACTCGTAGTCCGTGGAAGTGCTGAACCGGGCGAGGACCTCTTCCGGCGAGTCCGTGAGGGTGCCCCGGGCAGCGGACTTCGCTACGGCCTCGGCCACGCGGTTGTGCGCACCGGCAGCGGCCTCGTGGTCACGTTCCACCACGACGACGGTGGCACCCTTGATGAGGAAGGCATGGGCAATACCTGCGCCCATGCGGCCACCGCCCAGGACTCCGACGACGTTCGGGATGGCGGGTGTTGTTGTCATTTCCGGTTCCTGTCCTGAGAGGTGGCGTCGTTGGCCTTGGCGGACTTCTTATCCAGGAAGGCCTGCATCCGATCGAACTTGGCCTGGGATTCGAACAGGATCCCTTGGGCCAGGGTGTCGATCAGGGGGTGTGCTTCGGCCGGTGCGTGGAAGACCGACTTGGTGATCCGCACAGCCAGGGGGTCTTGCCGGCCGATGCGGTCCGCCAGTTTGTGGGCTGCGTCCATGAGCTCCGGGGCCTCGTGGATCTCGGTGATGAGGTTGATCCGCAATGCCTCTTCGGCGCGGAGCACCGTACCGGCCAGGAGGATCTCCTTCGCCTTCGGTTCGCCCACCAATTCCTTCAACCGCCAGGTGGCACCTGCCGCGGCGAGGATGCCAAGACCCGTTTCCGGGTTGCCGATGCGCACGCTCGGAGTGCCGATGCGGAAGTCGGCGGCATAAGCCAGCTCGGCTCCCCCACCCAGGCAATAGCCGTCAAGCGCGGCGATGACGGGCATGGGCAGCTTGGCGATCCGGGCGAAAATGGTGGAGTTGATCCCTTGAAGGGCATCGTCCCGGCGCCGCTCGCGCAGTTGGCCAATGTCCGCGCCGGAGGCAAAGACTCCGTCGGTTCCGGCGATGATCAGGATCTTGGGATTCTTTTCCAGCTCGGCGCAGACCGCGTGAAGCTCATCCACCATCTTCTGGTCGATCGCGTTGCGGACTTCCGGGCGGTTCAGCAGGACGGTGAGCCGGTCCTCGCGTTCCTCGAGCAGAAGGGTGCTGAAGTCTTCCTTGTTGAGGGCCATTACACGCCTTCCAGCAACATTGCCGTACCTTGGCCGACGCCGATGCACATCGTGGCCAGGCCAAGCTTCGGGCCGGTCTGGGAGGCGAGCTCGCGCTCCATGCGGCCCAGCAAAGTAATGGCAATACGCGAGCCGCTGGAACCGAGCGGGTGGCCCAAACTGATGGCACCGCCGTCGTTATTGACGATGTCCGGATCCAGGCCGAGGCGGCGCATGCTCGCCAGCGACTGCGTGGCGAAGGCCTCGTTGAGCTCCACTGCGCCGAGCTGCTCCACGGAAAGGCCGGTGCGGGCGAGGACTTTCTGCGTGGCGGGTACGGGACCGATGCCCATGATCTCCGGTTCGCAGCCGGCGGAGGCACCGTCAATAATGCGGGCACGCGGCGTTAGGCCGAACTTCTTGATGGCGGCCTCGGAGGCAACGATGATGGCCGAGGCGCCGTCGTTGAGGGTGGAGGAGTTGCCTGCGGTCACGATCGAACCGCCCGGGACCACGGGGCGCAGCCCGGCCAGGACGTCCATGGTGGTGCCTTCGCGGGGGCCTTCGTCGGTGTCGACGACGGTCTCGGACTTGCGCGTCTTGACCGTCACCGGGACGATCTCCTCCTTGAAACGGCCGCCGGCAATAGCAGCCAGCGCACGCTCGTGGGAGCGGACGGCGAAAGCGTCGGCGTCCTCACGCGAGATGTTGTCCACGCGCCCGACTTCTTCCGCGGTCTCCGGCATGGAGTACGTCATCTTGCCGTCGCGGGAGAGATCACCCTTGGTGAAGCGCCGGTTGGCGAAGCGCCAGCCGATGGAGGTATCGAAAATCTGGCCCGGCTTGGCGAAGGCCGTCGCGGGCTTTTCCTGGACCCAGGGGGCGCGGCTCATGGATTCAACGCCACCGGCAACCACGATGTCCGCAGCCCCCGACTTGATCATCTGGCTGGCCATGATGATCGCGCTGAGGCCTGAAGCGCAGAGCCGGTTGACCGTAATGCCCGGGATGTGGAGGGGAAGTCCGGCAAGGATGGTGGCCATGCGGGCCACGTTGCGGTTTTCCTCTCCCGCGCCGTTGGCGTTGCCGAGGATTACCTCGTCAATGGAGTCGGGGTCGACGCCGGCGCGTTCCACTGCTTCCCGGACCACCAGGGCGGCGAGGTCGTCGGGCCGGACAGAGGAAAGTGCCCCACCATAGCGTCCGACCGGCGTCCGTGCGCCACCAACAAGAAAAGCCTCGACCATGAGAACATCCTTCGCGAAGTGAAAGGGGCCGGCACGGAATAATATACCGACCGTTCGTTCTATAAAGATTACACGGCCGGCGCGGCCGGTCAACAGATGACGGTCCTCACACCTCCTTAAATCACACGGATTCCAAGGTGACTGGCGAGCAAAGGAGCCATCAAGTTCAGCTGGTAGTCATCGATGACCGCCCCGGTCAGGCCGGCCAACCCGTTGATCCCGCGGAACTCCGAAGTGCGAAGGTCAACATCCTTGAACCTGGCCCCGGTGACGTCCAATGTTCCGATGGTGCAGTTCTTCAAGGCCACCCGGGTTCCCGTGACCCCGCCCAGGTCCAGCTCATTGATGATGCAGTCGGAGATCTGGACGTCCACCAGCTTGGAGCCGCGCAGGTTCACGAAGTCCAGCTTGCCGCCGTCGATTCGGACGGAGCGCCAACTTCCCTCATAAAGTTCGGCCGAGCCCCACCTGGGATTGGTGATCTCCACGTCCTGCCATGATGTCCTCGCAGCCGGGAAAACCGGGGCGAACGGCTCGGCTAAGATGCAGTCGCGGAAAGTTGCTCCCCGCAGCTGGGCTTCATTGAAGGAGACACCGTTGAATTCACATTCGATGAAGTCCGCTCCGCTCAGCTCTTCCCCGTCCGCGGAGGCCCGGGTGAACCGGATCCCGTCATACCGTTCGCCACGCTGGAAGTCCGGGGCGTCGTCGTCGCGCAGTTCATCCAACCGCACCGGAGGGACCTTGGGTGCAGCAACCTTGCCGGCCGCCATCAGAGCGACTCCGCCTTGGCAGCGATCTCGGCAAGGTCCTTGCCCAACGCCTTGCGCGTGAAGCTCATGCCGAGCTTGCCGAAGAGGGCCATGCCCACCTTGCTCAAGAAAGTCGGCTTCAGGACCTCTGCCCCGAAGGTCACCGTAAGGTCCGTTCCGGCGTCGCGCCCGGCAAGGTTGAAGCGCGTGGTGTAGGCGGCACCGCCCTGGTGTGCCTTGACCGTTGTGCTCCGCGGAGGATCGGCTTCCGCGACCCACATTTCCACGGTTTCCTGCTTGCCCAACATGGTGCGGGTCTCTTTCCAGCGGGTTCCTTCGCCGTACGGGCCCTCGCTGAGCATCTGGACGGAATCGATGCCGGACAGCGTGGCGGCAGAACCGGGAATGTCAGAGACGACCGCCCAAACCTTCTCCGGGCTCGCATTGATGTGCTGGGTCAGCGTGGTGGTGTGTTCCATACATCGAGCCTAGACCCGGGCACTGACACTCCCAACTGACTGGCAATAGGGGTTGTTCTGAGGCTCCAGAGCAACCCCTATTGCCAGTCAGTTGGGCTTCCGTGCGCGAAGGCTGTGGATAACGTCCCGCGCTGACGGAAGGTTTGCCAGCATGAGGAGATGCGACTCCCCCAACCACTGCCGGAAGCCCTGTCGTCAGTTCCGTTCACATGGCAGGAAGCGCTCGACGCCGGCGTCTCGCGTCAGCGCTGGAGGCACCGCGCGCTTGGGGCACCAAGCAGGGGCATTCGGGCCCCTCCGAACGGTGAAGTCGGGCTGCCGAAGATCGTTCGGCCTTTCACGGTGATCACTCCCTTTTCGGCGGCCTCGCACGCCACGGCATTTGTCTTGTGGGCGTTTCCGGGCTTCCTGCCCGGCAGCCATGAAACCACCATCCACATCTCACGCCCGGACACCATGGCCATCCCGCGGCGCAAGGGAGTCAAAGGGCATGTGGGCCAGTTCTTCGACGATGAAATCACCAACCTCAATGGCTTGCTCATCACCACCCGTCCCCGCACATGGCTCGACTGCGCCCGACGGATGACCATCGATGAAATCACAGTCGTGGCCGATCATCTGCTCAGGAGGCCGAGGCCGGCCTTCGAGGACCGAAGCGAACCGTACTGCACACGTGAGGAGCTGGAAGAGATGCTTGACCGGCACAAGGGAACACCCGGAATCCGCAAGGCGCGCCTGGCTTTGGAACAGGCCAGGGTTGGCGCCGATTCAGCGCCCGAGACGCGACTCCGGCTGGCACTTGAGCGGGCCGGGCTGCCCGAACCGGAACTCAACCATCCCACGGAACTGGGTTTCGGCGT
The Paenarthrobacter ureafaciens genome window above contains:
- a CDS encoding tyrosine-protein phosphatase translates to MDGNAAAGRLQAVDWDGAVNAWRIAGDVYRMGRHEWVTEAGWRQMYDDGVRTVIDLRASRERRQRDTDPQVPDDAKARIAVVHCPTEDPDHSDFGTTFGPYLNEPGQYAEYLAMFGDKIARVFKAIAASPGKVVVHCSAGRDRSGMIALILQRLAGIEDGEILRGYELAARGINERHRTHGAPHAHDPYLPDRDLEELLERRRDALRRFLDELDARAYLAGHGVTEQEISALVAKLHSWPQRAASMQD
- a CDS encoding SRPBCC family protein, whose product is MEHTTTLTQHINASPEKVWAVVSDIPGSAATLSGIDSVQMLSEGPYGEGTRWKETRTMLGKQETVEMWVAEADPPRSTTVKAHQGGAAYTTRFNLAGRDAGTDLTVTFGAEVLKPTFLSKVGMALFGKLGMSFTRKALGKDLAEIAAKAESL
- a CDS encoding thiolase family protein; the encoded protein is MVEAFLVGGARTPVGRYGGALSSVRPDDLAALVVREAVERAGVDPDSIDEVILGNANGAGEENRNVARMATILAGLPLHIPGITVNRLCASGLSAIIMASQMIKSGAADIVVAGGVESMSRAPWVQEKPATAFAKPGQIFDTSIGWRFANRRFTKGDLSRDGKMTYSMPETAEEVGRVDNISREDADAFAVRSHERALAAIAGGRFKEEIVPVTVKTRKSETVVDTDEGPREGTTMDVLAGLRPVVPGGSIVTAGNSSTLNDGASAIIVASEAAIKKFGLTPRARIIDGASAGCEPEIMGIGPVPATQKVLARTGLSVEQLGAVELNEAFATQSLASMRRLGLDPDIVNNDGGAISLGHPLGSSGSRIAITLLGRMERELASQTGPKLGLATMCIGVGQGTAMLLEGV
- a CDS encoding GNAT family N-acetyltransferase, whose translation is MTAIEPITLRGHFVTLEPLDASHHDGLVEAARDGELWKLWYTSVPTPEGMAADIDRRLALQAAGSMLPFATRLNSTGKLIGMTTYMNIDADTPRVEIGSTWNAASAHGTGTNPDSKLLLLRHAFETLGCPAVEFRTHWLNHQSREAIARLGARQDGVLRSHSRSKDGALRDTVVFSILEHEWPAVRNGLEYRLSMHLAPRG
- a CDS encoding enoyl-CoA hydratase/isomerase family protein codes for the protein MALNKEDFSTLLLEEREDRLTVLLNRPEVRNAIDQKMVDELHAVCAELEKNPKILIIAGTDGVFASGADIGQLRERRRDDALQGINSTIFARIAKLPMPVIAALDGYCLGGGAELAYAADFRIGTPSVRIGNPETGLGILAAAGATWRLKELVGEPKAKEILLAGTVLRAEEALRINLITEIHEAPELMDAAHKLADRIGRQDPLAVRITKSVFHAPAEAHPLIDTLAQGILFESQAKFDRMQAFLDKKSAKANDATSQDRNRK
- a CDS encoding 3-hydroxyacyl-CoA dehydrogenase family protein, encoding MTTTPAIPNVVGVLGGGRMGAGIAHAFLIKGATVVVVERDHEAAAGAHNRVAEAVAKSAARGTLTDSPEEVLARFSTSTDYESFIHCGLVVEAVPEDYNLKVTALRSVEEHLSADAFLASNTSSLSVTGLGQELRRPANFVGLHFFNPVPASTLIEVVLGKETSPELAAAAKSWTEALGKTAVVVNDAPGFASSRLGVAIALEAMRMVEEGVASAEDIDAAMVLGYKHPTGPLKTTDIVGLDVRLGIAEYLHSTLGDRFAPPQILRDKVARGELGRKSGKGFFDWTD
- a CDS encoding pentapeptide repeat-containing protein, whose translation is MAAGKVAAPKVPPVRLDELRDDDAPDFQRGERYDGIRFTRASADGEELSGADFIECEFNGVSFNEAQLRGATFRDCILAEPFAPVFPAARTSWQDVEITNPRWGSAELYEGSWRSVRIDGGKLDFVNLRGSKLVDVQISDCIINELDLGGVTGTRVALKNCTIGTLDVTGARFKDVDLRTSEFRGINGLAGLTGAVIDDYQLNLMAPLLASHLGIRVI